One window from the genome of Flavobacterium agricola encodes:
- a CDS encoding DUF7833 domain-containing protein — MDTKTDLHWKEQVCMIYQIKLPEVDSLLDQFVLFLAVQQKVHSSKKEFVSHFNNWSRKEIQNKVKNATRPTTTFSMNR, encoded by the coding sequence TTGGATACTAAAACAGATTTGCATTGGAAAGAACAAGTTTGCATGATTTACCAAATCAAGCTTCCAGAAGTTGATTCTCTTCTAGATCAATTTGTTTTGTTTTTAGCTGTTCAGCAAAAAGTTCACTCTTCCAAAAAAGAGTTTGTGAGCCATTTTAACAACTGGTCAAGAAAAGAAATCCAAAACAAAGTGAAAAACGCAACAAGGCCTACAACAACTTTTTCAATGAACAGATAA
- a CDS encoding FkbM family methyltransferase — protein sequence MKKPILYIYKKLPFKKSICFLLNFLFNFNKRIYRNLYFEGVFKVQVEPNKSFLLRNFNDSYIEKCIFWTGIYGEWEKNSLKIWSEFARSSNYIIDIGANTGVYSLLAKCINEKANVYAFEPVDRINLKLSDNIKRNNYNIVASNNAISNKNGIATFYDFDSIHSTTASLIQPKKAKSNHKIIESAVPTIRLDTFVKNNNIPKVDLIKIDVETFEVQVFEGAMETIEQNMPTILVEILNEEIAKGIEALVNKLGYVFYNIDEKNGVSKVTTLSKSSSYNFLLCTVENSKIVEKIFSAT from the coding sequence ATGAAAAAACCAATATTATACATTTACAAAAAACTACCATTTAAGAAAAGTATTTGTTTTTTGTTAAATTTCCTTTTTAATTTTAATAAACGTATCTATAGAAACCTATATTTTGAAGGTGTGTTTAAAGTTCAGGTTGAGCCTAACAAAAGTTTTTTATTGAGAAACTTTAATGACTCATATATTGAAAAATGTATTTTTTGGACTGGCATTTATGGAGAATGGGAAAAAAACTCTTTGAAGATTTGGTCTGAATTTGCTAGGAGTTCTAATTATATTATTGACATTGGTGCTAATACAGGTGTATATTCGCTTCTGGCAAAATGTATCAATGAAAAGGCAAATGTATATGCCTTTGAACCTGTTGATAGAATTAATTTAAAATTGTCTGATAATATAAAAAGGAATAATTATAATATTGTTGCTTCAAATAATGCTATCTCTAATAAGAACGGAATAGCTACATTTTATGATTTTGACAGTATTCATAGTACTACCGCTAGTTTAATTCAGCCCAAAAAAGCTAAATCTAATCATAAAATTATAGAAAGCGCTGTGCCTACAATAAGGTTAGATACATTTGTTAAGAACAATAATATCCCAAAAGTTGATTTAATAAAAATTGATGTTGAAACTTTTGAAGTTCAGGTTTTTGAAGGAGCTATGGAAACTATTGAGCAGAATATGCCAACTATTCTTGTTGAAATATTAAACGAAGAAATTGCTAAAGGCATAGAGGCTTTGGTTAATAAGCTTGGATATGTTTTTTATAATATTGATGAAAAAAATGGTGTTTCCAAAGTCACAACCCTTTCTAAAAGCTCTTCTTATAACTTTTTACTATGCACTGTTGAGAATTCTAAAATTGTTGAAAAAATATTTTCTGCAACATAA
- the terL gene encoding phage terminase large subunit, which translates to MALTEQEYAELEMLLIQQRADQLRASLFEFMKEFWNVIYSNEYEHNWHMEYLCDEYQLVVDKYVLGFETPRLPLDKWYPGFGRNIKKNLVCSISPGTGKSTVISRVSTGWLWANDPGKTEINNTISDSNSNGFSKDSKDIVESNKYKMYFTNVAIRKDVSAKTFFETTKRGIRYSSTTNSNQKTGKHADLLKDDDQMDYNTAQSPTEAKRCIEGFKAMQSRKKDKRRTPYILFMQRLSTNDTVKHALKVFGDDVNYICLPAENKHNNVLPKELNQYYVDGLLDPNRLSLSVLEKEKKGLSDDSKPMSEMAYEIQYNQLEVSAEGLMYGKLKKVPALPDNRNDIIRLSFTDVADTGADYLCTWFFEINQGKIYVFDAIYTQAGSNITIPLLKQKIELNDSMINKIEVNNQGSVFVSVLRSQGANVSGYSNTGNKEARINAHSSFIEFLHFVENNPSPEYQAAVKHLEAFPKTGKAEDGHDDAEDALTEGIRYIYTNFRQLFIRND; encoded by the coding sequence ATGGCACTAACTGAGCAAGAATACGCTGAGTTAGAAATGCTTTTAATTCAGCAAAGAGCCGACCAACTTCGCGCATCTTTATTTGAATTTATGAAAGAGTTTTGGAACGTTATCTATTCCAACGAATACGAGCACAATTGGCACATGGAATACCTTTGTGACGAATACCAATTGGTAGTAGATAAATACGTTTTAGGATTTGAAACACCACGTTTACCACTTGATAAATGGTACCCAGGCTTTGGTAGAAACATAAAGAAGAACCTTGTTTGTAGCATTTCTCCCGGAACAGGGAAAAGTACCGTTATTAGTCGTGTATCAACTGGGTGGCTTTGGGCAAATGATCCGGGAAAAACAGAAATAAACAACACCATTTCAGATTCAAATAGTAACGGATTTAGTAAGGATTCTAAAGATATTGTAGAATCAAATAAATACAAAATGTACTTTACAAATGTTGCTATTCGTAAAGACGTATCTGCCAAAACATTTTTTGAAACCACCAAGCGCGGCATTCGTTATTCATCTACAACAAACAGTAATCAGAAAACAGGTAAACACGCTGACTTATTAAAGGATGATGACCAAATGGACTACAACACAGCACAAAGCCCAACAGAAGCTAAAAGATGTATTGAAGGTTTTAAAGCAATGCAGTCGCGTAAAAAGGACAAACGCAGAACGCCTTATATTTTATTCATGCAGCGATTATCAACAAATGATACAGTTAAACACGCGCTTAAAGTTTTTGGCGATGATGTAAATTACATTTGTTTGCCAGCTGAAAATAAACACAACAACGTACTGCCAAAAGAATTAAACCAGTACTATGTTGATGGGTTGCTCGATCCTAACAGATTAAGCCTTTCTGTTTTAGAAAAGGAGAAAAAGGGCTTGAGTGATGATTCTAAGCCAATGTCTGAAATGGCGTATGAAATACAATACAATCAATTAGAAGTTTCAGCAGAAGGATTAATGTATGGTAAATTAAAAAAAGTGCCTGCATTACCTGATAATAGAAATGATATTATTCGATTAAGCTTTACTGACGTTGCAGACACCGGAGCAGATTATTTATGTACATGGTTTTTTGAGATTAACCAGGGGAAAATATATGTATTTGATGCCATATATACGCAAGCAGGTTCTAACATTACCATTCCGCTTTTAAAACAGAAAATCGAGTTAAACGATTCTATGATTAACAAAATAGAAGTAAACAATCAAGGCAGCGTGTTTGTTTCGGTATTGCGTAGTCAAGGGGCTAACGTTTCTGGATATTCTAACACCGGTAATAAAGAAGCGAGAATTAATGCGCATTCGTCTTTTATTGAGTTTTTACATTTTGTAGAGAACAACCCAAGCCCAGAGTACCAGGCGGCAGTAAAACATTTAGAAGCTTTCCCAAAAACAGGAAAGGCAGAAGATGGCCATGACGATGCAGAAGATGCTTTAACAGAAGGAATAAGATACATTTATACCAACTTTAGGCAGTTATTTATAAGAAATGATTAA
- a CDS encoding phage portal protein codes for MNQIAKRASNVKFTSEDDKQQQLVDKINNPNEHQTKVEFLKEFCIYLLSSGYTVVWKKYKSFGVWDSLELININPDTITEGKTSLTFEYNGKTETVTYDQVVYFYDIRQHSEHKAGVSRLKPLKSQVENTKNAQIAKGIQIANAGTTIVSPKSYSNSNNMDEGLDGLVPDKIGNQKTQKEAMEEKLTSRGLRNRIIVSSKGLDAVNLSAQLNNVKFHEIVENDILAICDAYTFPPELTPYGKNAKFDNKELAEISLMESEIIPLVENLINSLNSEFPERGEIQMSFNHINAMSLIEERIQKTNGTTIDQLSVLLDKGIITQDEFRKELINKKILSDE; via the coding sequence ATCAACCAAATTGCTAAACGCGCATCTAACGTGAAATTCACAAGTGAAGATGATAAACAGCAACAATTAGTTGATAAAATAAATAATCCAAACGAACACCAAACAAAAGTAGAATTCTTAAAAGAGTTCTGTATTTACTTGCTTTCAAGTGGTTATACTGTTGTATGGAAAAAATATAAATCATTTGGAGTTTGGGATAGCTTAGAGCTTATTAATATTAACCCAGATACCATTACTGAGGGTAAAACCTCATTAACCTTTGAGTATAACGGAAAAACAGAAACTGTTACTTACGATCAAGTGGTTTACTTCTATGATATTAGACAGCATTCAGAACATAAAGCTGGTGTATCTCGATTAAAGCCTTTAAAATCTCAAGTAGAAAACACTAAAAACGCACAAATAGCAAAAGGTATTCAAATTGCTAATGCTGGAACTACTATTGTAAGTCCAAAATCATATTCAAACAGCAATAACATGGATGAGGGGCTTGATGGATTAGTTCCTGATAAAATAGGTAATCAGAAAACCCAAAAAGAAGCAATGGAGGAAAAATTAACCTCACGTGGTTTAAGAAACCGAATTATTGTTTCTTCTAAAGGCCTTGATGCTGTAAATCTATCTGCGCAATTAAATAATGTAAAATTCCATGAAATTGTTGAGAATGATATTCTTGCTATTTGTGATGCTTATACTTTCCCTCCAGAATTAACACCATACGGTAAAAATGCAAAGTTTGATAATAAAGAGTTAGCAGAAATTTCATTAATGGAGAGCGAGATTATTCCACTTGTAGAAAATCTTATCAATTCTTTAAATAGTGAGTTCCCAGAGCGCGGAGAAATACAAATGAGTTTTAATCACATAAACGCAATGTCATTAATTGAAGAACGCATACAAAAAACAAACGGAACAACTATAGATCAATTAAGTGTTTTGCTGGATAAGGGAATTATAACACAAGACGAGTTCCGAAAAGAATTAATCAATAAAAAGATTTTAAGCGATGAGTAA
- a CDS encoding tyrosine-type recombinase/integrase: protein MQRFERNISILGRSKRTFDNYSRHVAAMALHFGCLPTELDPEQVKDYLFELQQRSNSPSQSYFKHTVYGLRFLLKTENLPYDYLHLPSIPKEKKLPVILSREEIWKLLQHADLLKHRLLIGLIYSCGLRCMEVRNIELKHLDFDRKLLHIVQSKGKKDRYVPLSDHIIRGIKKYISVEHPTTFLFTGNTKDSKGFDSRYSQRGVQWAIQSVCKKAGILKDVHTHTLRHSYATHLLEDGVNILQVQKLMGHERIETTMEYLHVCQLEQQKVHSPLDTVFALCSRNGK, encoded by the coding sequence TTGCAACGATTCGAACGAAATATTTCTATTTTAGGTCGAAGTAAACGCACGTTCGATAATTATTCACGCCATGTAGCTGCCATGGCACTTCATTTTGGCTGTTTACCTACCGAATTAGATCCCGAACAGGTTAAAGATTATCTTTTTGAACTACAACAACGTTCCAATTCTCCTTCTCAATCGTATTTTAAACACACGGTTTACGGTCTTCGATTCCTTTTAAAAACTGAAAATCTACCGTACGATTATCTTCATTTGCCATCTATTCCTAAAGAGAAAAAACTTCCTGTTATTTTAAGTCGGGAAGAAATTTGGAAGCTGCTTCAACATGCGGATTTACTTAAACATCGCCTTTTAATTGGATTGATTTACAGTTGTGGACTTCGTTGTATGGAAGTTCGAAATATTGAACTCAAACATCTCGATTTCGATAGAAAACTCCTTCATATCGTTCAAAGTAAAGGGAAGAAGGATCGTTATGTTCCACTTTCTGATCATATCATTCGAGGAATTAAAAAATATATTTCAGTTGAACATCCTACTACATTTTTATTTACAGGAAACACTAAAGATTCCAAAGGATTTGATTCGCGTTATAGCCAACGTGGCGTTCAATGGGCGATTCAATCGGTTTGTAAAAAGGCTGGAATTTTAAAAGATGTACACACGCATACCTTGCGCCACAGTTATGCTACCCATTTGTTGGAAGATGGTGTAAATATTCTTCAGGTTCAGAAACTGATGGGGCACGAGCGCATCGAAACTACGATGGAATACTTGCATGTTTGTCAATTGGAGCAACAAAAAGTACACAGTCCGCTTGATACCGTTTTTGCGCTATGCAGCCGCAATGGGAAGTAG
- a CDS encoding DUF3127 domain-containing protein: MEISGNIRHIGQTIAVTQSFNKRELVVTTEEQYPQSILIEFHQDKCSLLDGLILGTAVKVGINLRGREWANPQGETKYFNTIVGWRVEKLNNQSAVDNYQARPQQTVHEQAAMDLNGDTSDDLPF, encoded by the coding sequence ATGGAAATATCAGGCAATATCCGACACATCGGACAAACAATAGCAGTGACACAATCATTCAATAAACGTGAATTAGTTGTTACCACGGAAGAACAATACCCGCAATCAATTTTAATTGAATTTCATCAAGACAAATGCAGCCTTTTAGATGGTTTAATTTTAGGAACAGCAGTTAAGGTTGGTATTAATTTACGAGGTCGTGAATGGGCCAATCCACAAGGCGAAACAAAGTATTTTAATACAATTGTTGGCTGGAGAGTTGAAAAGCTGAATAACCAATCAGCAGTTGATAATTATCAAGCTAGACCACAGCAAACAGTCCATGAGCAAGCAGCAATGGATTTGAATGGGGACACTAGTGATGACTTACCCTTTTAA
- a CDS encoding DUF6161 domain-containing protein, protein MTNTEFKKKIAETTDPDWFKNISVTFNFNYVGVNQKVVGLTAIYEYINQQIDGWNKIETSLPRELENSKTYFNQLKTSIIQFLNNYHNQAGSNLTSYWRNVQRLFTSTNNFPLPYNIPETEFLIKVHKESPRYFQGAYIFLIGNNFNINNKDSFFGALLAYEFSQKDTSEIVERRNAEKSSISKIRNDFQKYLSESEKVVVDHIKNANDKYEEFIKKIDELKAEKDSQFSTWFDDIKTTKWQNWYDPTTQRVKELEETYREKLKLEEPAKYWNDRASKLKTQGWIALTLIIVLVGITCWSLAEILWTAPEQIYESWFGNDRSAAIRWSIIYITLISFIAYAIRALTKFMFSSFHLSRDCEERHTLTYFYLSLLKDSKVDEKDRQLIMQSLFSRAETGLLKDDSSPTMPSETIGKIISRQ, encoded by the coding sequence ATGACTAATACAGAATTTAAGAAGAAAATAGCAGAGACTACAGACCCAGATTGGTTTAAGAACATTTCTGTGACTTTCAATTTTAATTACGTTGGTGTGAATCAAAAAGTAGTTGGCTTGACTGCAATTTATGAATATATAAATCAACAAATTGACGGCTGGAATAAAATTGAAACGTCTTTACCAAGAGAACTGGAAAATTCTAAGACATATTTCAACCAATTAAAAACTTCTATAATTCAATTTCTTAATAATTATCACAATCAAGCTGGCAGCAATTTGACAAGTTATTGGAGAAATGTGCAAAGACTTTTTACTAGCACAAATAATTTCCCATTACCATACAATATTCCTGAGACAGAATTCTTAATAAAGGTTCATAAGGAAAGCCCACGATATTTTCAAGGTGCATATATTTTTCTCATTGGTAATAATTTTAATATCAATAATAAAGATTCATTTTTTGGAGCATTGTTGGCCTATGAATTTAGCCAAAAAGATACTTCTGAAATTGTTGAAAGAAGAAATGCTGAAAAATCATCAATTTCAAAAATCCGTAACGACTTTCAAAAGTATTTATCTGAATCCGAAAAAGTCGTTGTTGACCATATCAAAAACGCAAATGATAAATATGAAGAGTTTATAAAGAAAATTGACGAACTAAAGGCTGAAAAAGACTCGCAATTCAGCACTTGGTTTGACGATATTAAAACAACGAAATGGCAAAATTGGTATGACCCAACAACACAAAGAGTAAAAGAACTAGAAGAAACTTATCGTGAAAAACTGAAACTTGAAGAACCAGCTAAATATTGGAACGACAGAGCAAGTAAATTGAAAACACAAGGATGGATAGCACTTACACTTATAATTGTCCTTGTTGGTATCACCTGTTGGTCTTTGGCAGAAATACTTTGGACAGCTCCAGAACAAATCTATGAATCTTGGTTTGGTAATGATAGAAGTGCAGCAATAAGATGGTCAATTATCTATATAACTTTGATTTCGTTTATTGCCTATGCTATTCGTGCTTTGACAAAATTTATGTTTAGCTCATTTCATTTATCTCGTGACTGTGAAGAAAGACATACTTTGACATATTTTTATTTGTCCTTGCTCAAAGACTCAAAAGTTGACGAAAAGGATAGACAATTAATAATGCAATCACTTTTTAGCAGAGCAGAAACAGGACTTTTGAAAGATGATTCTTCACCAACAATGCCGAGTGAGACGATTGGAAAAATTATATCAAGACAATAG
- a CDS encoding phage tail tape measure protein: MANDGIITRKDIIQDEALRWGEEYAKNVEKAIKANDQMVLLTKELKRLYEELKKVQNNSELTKKQEEFNKVMREATQEAKKIHQAEIANEKIKQEKIKTLREEAIAEQKLAQEKQKTIAATVRAEEVERKANVAKEKGTKLTIEERVQNEQNNRILKQQAMEKLGLIGAYQKLNKERTEAKRKVMDLIASESASTAEIKKAQKEFDVLDKKVRKADKAVGDFTKNVGNYPFRSIASNIRDLVGAFGVTLGIAAFANAVKNAWKTVKEFDTAITELSAVTEIPKKQLGSLKNTIIDVSKTSVNSATDVAKLAVELSKLGASVPQIEAMIETVDRFSVAMEASGEDSARFLLGVMNSFGASAEESERYGDVMAQAANISALGFEELKNTLKTFAPVANAANLSIERASALAGVLVDNNIEATTAGTSLRSIFIRLASSGLSYSEAMAKINNSTDKLSTATQLFGRESATSALILAQNNEKLAEYEEKLNDSTGALEALNETKMDSLENQVKALSSAWDGLILSIENGDGAISKFVKGTLSLFIEGINGLSEAIKSNEKQLEGLRERSYKTGFEDQTKQIDDLVEHNVLLEKANDLRGKYGISQDEAYKMAIDYYKNEKDEINNLILLEKERIKNSSLFTKERNDLIEKIQKSTNEIDKQKKKVDDLNKSVEEGGLIGNVFLRRYEVLDKETKKLERDISVLNSYQAKLDALNKYNTNNDTVTTTTETDSEKAENARKAREEAEKKRLAMLKKAFEEEHQLNIWRLNRTKELNQEVVDDENTTIDERIEAYLRIQELDQAIARETAEYKLRQLTEFTEGARKLSKSEIDALLDNASTRKDLTDAEQLILDELQAKRDDINKRQEKNIQKLIDLEAKRITDGVEKELGGFKNEENQELTSENNAYQQQLELYGYTEQAEEEHQKRLLEIKNRYLKQGLQAEIDAYDQIVANADLSQDAKEKAAEKSLELKRQLSELELEVVRSAGEKELQLELQKEEFIKELRENAKQATIELINTIFEAKIQKIDDEIRKNEEYYARQIELAGEDKVQRELLEAEAEKKRQDLEKKKRQEQTKQAIFNKSVKLIEIGWATALGIMNAVSLFPLTGGMPWSAIVAGIGAAQAASVIASPIPKYKTGRKGGPKEKAILGDGGVPEVLERKRGGFEITPAYDTLYQLEQGDIVHKSVDDFFKSKLNTINRNLWDSQSKMDKYQESVVLNFTNDPELLQEMKRVTEAVRKSKPTIVQSGNFDINYELWRMNQTKWNN, from the coding sequence ATGGCAAATGATGGAATAATCACACGTAAAGACATAATTCAAGATGAAGCTTTAAGATGGGGCGAAGAATATGCAAAGAATGTTGAAAAGGCAATAAAAGCAAACGACCAAATGGTTCTTCTTACTAAAGAACTAAAAAGATTATATGAAGAACTGAAAAAAGTTCAAAACAACTCTGAATTGACAAAAAAGCAAGAGGAGTTTAATAAAGTAATGAGAGAAGCTACTCAAGAAGCCAAAAAGATACATCAAGCTGAAATTGCAAACGAAAAAATAAAGCAAGAGAAAATAAAAACCTTGCGTGAAGAAGCAATTGCAGAGCAAAAACTTGCGCAAGAAAAGCAAAAAACAATAGCAGCAACGGTTAGAGCCGAAGAAGTTGAGAGAAAAGCAAATGTAGCTAAAGAAAAAGGCACTAAACTAACTATAGAAGAGCGCGTTCAGAACGAACAAAACAATCGTATTCTTAAACAGCAAGCTATGGAAAAGCTTGGTTTAATTGGTGCTTACCAAAAACTAAACAAAGAGCGTACTGAAGCTAAGCGCAAGGTTATGGACCTTATAGCTTCGGAAAGTGCTTCTACTGCCGAAATAAAAAAAGCTCAAAAAGAATTTGATGTGCTTGATAAAAAAGTACGTAAAGCAGATAAAGCTGTTGGCGATTTTACTAAAAACGTTGGTAACTATCCGTTTAGAAGTATTGCTTCCAATATTCGTGATTTGGTAGGTGCGTTTGGAGTTACTTTAGGAATTGCAGCCTTCGCGAATGCGGTTAAAAATGCTTGGAAAACCGTAAAAGAATTTGACACTGCAATTACTGAATTATCTGCAGTTACTGAAATACCTAAAAAGCAATTAGGCTCGTTAAAAAATACTATTATCGATGTTTCAAAGACATCTGTAAATTCCGCTACTGACGTGGCTAAATTAGCAGTTGAGCTTTCTAAATTGGGAGCAAGTGTGCCTCAAATTGAAGCTATGATTGAAACCGTTGACCGTTTTTCTGTTGCCATGGAAGCCAGTGGAGAAGATTCTGCAAGATTTCTTTTAGGGGTAATGAATTCTTTTGGTGCAAGCGCAGAAGAATCTGAAAGATACGGAGATGTTATGGCTCAAGCAGCTAACATATCCGCACTTGGATTTGAAGAACTTAAAAACACATTAAAGACATTTGCTCCGGTAGCCAACGCAGCTAATTTATCAATAGAAAGAGCTTCTGCATTAGCTGGGGTATTAGTTGATAATAACATTGAAGCAACAACAGCGGGTACTTCTTTACGTTCAATCTTCATTCGTTTAGCCAGCTCTGGGCTGTCTTATAGTGAAGCAATGGCTAAAATCAATAACTCTACAGATAAACTATCTACAGCTACGCAATTATTTGGTAGAGAATCAGCAACATCGGCACTTATTTTAGCACAAAACAATGAAAAGCTTGCAGAATATGAAGAAAAATTAAATGATTCTACAGGTGCTTTAGAAGCATTGAACGAAACTAAAATGGACTCTTTAGAGAATCAAGTAAAAGCATTAAGCTCTGCTTGGGACGGTCTTATTCTTTCTATAGAAAATGGAGATGGAGCGATTTCGAAGTTTGTGAAAGGAACATTATCATTATTTATTGAAGGAATAAACGGACTGTCAGAGGCTATAAAAAGCAATGAAAAACAATTAGAAGGGCTTAGAGAAAGAAGTTATAAAACAGGGTTTGAAGATCAAACAAAGCAAATAGATGATTTAGTAGAACATAATGTTTTACTAGAAAAAGCTAATGATCTAAGAGGAAAATATGGTATTAGTCAGGATGAAGCATATAAAATGGCTATTGATTATTATAAAAATGAGAAGGATGAAATCAATAATTTAATATTACTCGAAAAGGAAAGGATAAAAAACTCTAGTTTATTTACAAAAGAGCGTAATGATTTAATAGAAAAAATTCAAAAATCAACAAATGAAATAGATAAGCAGAAAAAGAAAGTAGATGATCTAAATAAAAGTGTAGAAGAAGGCGGCCTTATAGGTAATGTTTTTTTAAGAAGATATGAGGTATTAGACAAAGAAACTAAAAAACTTGAGAGAGATATTAGCGTTCTAAATTCATATCAAGCTAAACTAGATGCTTTAAATAAGTATAACACCAACAATGATACGGTAACTACTACTACAGAAACTGATTCAGAGAAAGCCGAAAACGCGCGCAAAGCTCGTGAGGAAGCAGAAAAAAAACGTTTAGCAATGCTTAAAAAAGCATTTGAGGAAGAGCACCAATTAAATATATGGCGTTTAAATCGCACTAAAGAATTAAACCAAGAGGTAGTAGATGATGAAAATACTACCATAGACGAGCGCATTGAAGCCTACTTACGCATTCAGGAATTAGACCAAGCGATTGCAAGGGAAACAGCAGAATATAAATTACGTCAACTTACTGAATTTACTGAAGGAGCAAGAAAGTTAAGTAAATCTGAAATTGATGCACTATTAGATAATGCATCAACAAGAAAAGACTTAACAGATGCAGAGCAATTAATATTAGATGAGTTGCAGGCAAAGCGTGATGATATTAACAAACGCCAGGAGAAAAACATTCAAAAATTAATTGATTTAGAAGCCAAACGAATTACTGATGGTGTTGAAAAGGAACTAGGAGGTTTTAAAAACGAGGAGAACCAAGAGCTAACTTCTGAAAATAATGCTTACCAACAACAATTAGAACTTTACGGATATACAGAACAAGCGGAAGAAGAACACCAAAAAAGGCTTTTAGAAATTAAAAACAGATACCTAAAACAAGGGCTTCAAGCCGAAATTGATGCCTATGATCAGATTGTAGCTAATGCAGACCTGTCTCAAGATGCTAAAGAAAAAGCAGCAGAAAAATCTTTAGAGCTTAAACGCCAATTATCTGAATTAGAGCTTGAGGTTGTAAGAAGTGCTGGAGAAAAAGAATTACAATTAGAGTTACAAAAAGAGGAATTTATTAAGGAACTAAGAGAGAATGCTAAACAAGCCACTATAGAGTTGATAAATACCATTTTTGAAGCTAAAATTCAAAAGATAGACGACGAGATTAGAAAAAATGAAGAATACTATGCACGTCAAATTGAATTAGCAGGAGAAGATAAAGTTCAAAGAGAGTTACTTGAAGCTGAAGCAGAGAAAAAACGGCAGGATTTAGAAAAGAAAAAGCGTCAAGAGCAAACCAAACAAGCGATTTTCAACAAAAGTGTGAAGTTAATAGAGATAGGCTGGGCTACTGCACTTGGTATTATGAATGCTGTTTCTTTGTTCCCACTAACAGGTGGTATGCCATGGAGTGCAATTGTTGCTGGTATAGGTGCCGCTCAAGCAGCATCTGTAATTGCTTCTCCCATTCCTAAATATAAGACTGGGCGTAAAGGTGGACCAAAAGAAAAAGCAATCCTTGGAGATGGAGGTGTTCCTGAAGTTCTTGAGCGTAAGCGAGGTGGATTTGAAATTACACCAGCTTACGATACGCTTTATCAATTAGAGCAAGGAGATATTGTACACAAGTCAGTAGATGATTTCTTTAAATCTAAATTAAACACAATTAATAGAAACCTTTGGGATTCTCAGTCTAAAATGGATAAATACCAAGAGTCGGTTGTATTGAATTTCACAAACGATCCTGAATTATTACAAGAAATGAAAAGAGTTACCGAGGCTGTGAGAAAAAGCAAACCAACTATTGTTCAGTCAGGAAATTTTGACATCAACTACGAATTATGGCGCATGAATCAAACTAAATGGAATAACTAA
- a CDS encoding terminase small subunit-like protein: MAKETTKKIPAKKTTTKAKPKVEKAATRKIGKPVQWTVDKKAKAIEIILHEIAENGKSTRAILTNADRNILPSNVTFCEWLANDEDLAKQYARACELRAEFLLDEALDIVDDTSNDFVKTDLGDGVVVEKLNPENIQRSRLRFDARKWMIGKLNPKKYGDKISHTIDSKSEVLIETPEEREKRIQELLVKMGK; this comes from the coding sequence ATGGCAAAAGAAACTACAAAGAAAATACCGGCAAAGAAAACTACTACTAAGGCAAAACCTAAAGTGGAAAAAGCTGCTACAAGAAAGATAGGCAAGCCAGTACAATGGACCGTAGATAAAAAAGCTAAAGCTATTGAAATTATACTTCATGAGATTGCTGAAAATGGGAAGAGTACACGTGCTATACTAACAAATGCAGACAGAAATATCTTACCTAGTAATGTTACCTTTTGTGAATGGTTAGCGAATGATGAAGATTTAGCTAAGCAATACGCGCGCGCCTGTGAATTAAGGGCAGAGTTCTTACTTGATGAGGCTTTAGATATAGTTGATGATACATCGAACGATTTTGTCAAAACTGACCTTGGCGATGGTGTTGTAGTTGAAAAGCTTAACCCTGAAAATATCCAAAGAAGTAGATTAAGGTTTGACGCGCGAAAGTGGATGATCGGAAAGCTTAATCCTAAAAAATACGGTGATAAAATTTCTCACACAATTGACTCGAAGTCAGAGGTGCTTATAGAAACTCCGGAAGAAAGGGAAAAACGAATACAGGAACTGCTTGTTAAAATGGGAAAATAA